The DNA region TTTTATCGCTGCTGTTTGACGAGGACGGTCATTACCTGATTAGTAGCAGCGCTGATAGAACTATACGAGCCTGGGATACTGCAACAGGAGAGTGTACGTTTATGCTTCAGGGCCATCGACACTGGGTCTGGTCACTCACTCAGCATTTAGGTGATGCCATTTTCTTCAGCAGTAGTCAGGACGAAACCATCCAAGCTTGGCACCTTAAGACTGGATCTCATCTAAAAACGCTGCGCTTTTCCCGACCTTACGAAGGAAGCATCATTACAGGGGCAACCGGTTTAACCGAAGCACAGGAAATTACCCTAGAAGCATTAGGTGCGATCCGAGAGACCAAAACAGTTCAAACATGAGCATCTCCTAATCAGGCTCCTGTTAGAGGCGTTGTTGGCGGTTCCCATCACCTTGAAGCTACAGACCACCAGAGCTTTCTTTTAACTAATTGTTCGTGGAAAGTTAATGAGCTCTATGCGCCGGGTTTGTGGCTTTGAGGTGAATTAGGCTTACGCCTCTTCCATCCAGTCAAAGACTTGATTCAGCTGCGCTGTGCTGATCAGTCCGTACTGCCACATCACAATAGGCAGCAGGTTGGTCGCTTGGTCCGCTTGCCGCAGCCCTAGTGAAATCGCCTCCGTCGGCACTGCCAGTGTCTCGCATAGATATTCAATGAGTTGGTTGAGCTTTGAGGCAGACATGATCCGAGGGTAGGGGGGCGACAATCAGTACATCAGTATAGGTGTTTCGATAAAATCCGAACTCGGTTTTAGAAAGATTTATAGACCCAACACCCAGCTTTGCTGCTCAAGGGCAATAAACTCCAGCCTTACTACCCCTAATTGTCTGAGGATTGTATATCCCAAATAATTTATATCTATTCACTAACTACTTAAAAGAAGTTAATCAGTTTTGGAAGGGGCTCAAACGTTTATACAGCCTTGGCTTCAGGTCACTTTTCTGAGTTTTTACCAGAAGGGTAGAAATTTTGTCTCACTAAGTTTTTGAGATCGCGTTGAGGTAATCTAGTGAGCTATGGAGGTTGCCTCATAGCCTTCAAAGAAAGCGGACTAGCGGCAATTAAGCTCAAAAGTGACAGCTGCACTTTGAAGCAATTTAGATTGGATGATTTGATTGACTGCTGGCTACGCAAGAGGCAACTAGCCAAAGCAGTCCAAGCTAAAAGAATCTGGAGTCCATCAGCATCACCAAGGAGTCGAAATATACTAACAAAGAGTTACCCTGGCTACCGCTATGCATCTTTTGCTTGCCCTTGGCCTGACAGCCTTGGCTGCCTTGGTGCAGACTCAGGACGTTGACAACCTGTTTTGTCACAGCAATACTGCCCAAGCTGCTGGGGACTGCCCAGCAGTAAGTCCGATTCTGACACGGCAACCCAACCTGGACACCTGCAGAAAACTGAGCTAGAGGGCCATCAGGGGAATGTCTATGAGGTCTCCTTCAGCCCCGACGGCAATACCTTGCAACATCCGGAGGAGACGCCACTACTCAACTTTCGAATCTCCAGGGCCAACAACTCGCACTGTTGATTGCGTCCGAAGCCTGGATTGGACTTGCTGTTTCTGCTCGTCGCTGGCATCCTTGCGCCATACGATTCTATGCCCTTGCAGCTCAGCCCCGTGGTCGAGTAAACACCGCTCCCAACCCCTGCGGTCAAAAATCGTCTTCACATCGTCCAGCAAGCCCCACTTTTGTTCTTGCTGGCTGAGCTTGGCAAACTTGGCATAGCCCGGATAGTCGGTGACCAGAGTTTGGTCTTTCTGGTGGAGCAGGGGTGCGTTGTCGAGGTCATAGTCGCGATAGCAAACGTGGATATCGCGAAGACCGATGGCCATACTGGTCTTCAGGGTAGGGTGCGGCTCTTTGTTGAAGTTGGGAAACGCTAGATAGGTGATCTGCGGCTTCTGGACGTGAAACTTCACCACCGTGGCTTCCTCGGGTCGGCCAATAGCGCGGGAGGCGCAACCTTCGTAGACGCGCAGCACCGGGTTGAGCTGGTCTATTGCCGATACATGCACCCAGAGAGAGTTGGGGCGCTGCTGACCAATAGGACTTTGCCGGCAGCGCTGCTCGATTACCTCCGTACGGCCCAGGGTCATAAGCATCAGGTCGGCGGCGGTGCAGGCTGGTTGGTAGCTGCCGAAGAGGGCTTTGATATCGGCTTGCACTGAGGGCGAGAGGTCTTTGAACTTGGGGCGGTTACCAAAGTGGCTGAGGGCCAGGTACACCAATAAATCATTGCGGCGTTTGTCGGCGATCGCATCCCATTCCCCCGCATCCGTGGCTTGTAGAACGACGGTGAATGCCCGCCGAATGCTGCCAAAGGTTTCCTAAAGGGGGGCAAGGGTGTCGGTGCCCAGTTCTTCCACCATGGGCAGCCGACCGCGATCGGTGTAGAAATCTATCAGCGGTTGAAGGCGATCGCGGTATTCCTCAAACTTGCTGACCTTGAGGCGAATACGGGGGGTTGTGATGCGGGAGCGGAACCTGGAGGCCCGAAAGGCTTCGGCCTGGGCTTCATCGCGAAAAACGAAGTAGATGCCCAGAGCGATGGGGATAGCATCGACCCCAAGCACTTGGTCAATGTAGGCTTTGAGTTCTTCTTGCTCGTAGTACTTCTGGAATGTGTTGCGACTAGTGATGATGCCGTCGCCGTAAGCGACCACCCCACGGGTGCGATCGTCGATCAGCACCTGGCCGGCGACGATGAGCACTTTCTGGGCCAGGCCCCAGGCGTTAATTAGGGCTTCTCGCCGCTCGGCGGTGTCTTCGATGACGTTGATGACGTAGCCGAGGTTGACCACATCGGCTGGGGTGTGGGGAATACCGGGCTTAAAGTGAGGATCCCAACCAGAACTGGTGAGGCCCAGGTGGTGGATGTATTCGATGTCGGCCCCGTGGCCGCAGCCGTAGTCAAAGTAAGTGGTATCGGCAGGGAACAGGCCCGCTTCAACAGCGAGGCGGACGGGTTTGGAGGCAGTGACGCGAGCGATTGCCGCCTTATGCCGCTGAATCTTCGGCTTGGCCTGTTGAGCAGACTTAATTGGGCAAGCCAGAGCGTGGTTGTGGATTTCGATGCCCTGCTGAGTGAGGCGACGCTCCCAGTTGAGTTGGGTGCCAATCTCGCGGGAGTTATCCAGTAGGCCCATAGCCACCTGCTGTTGAGTCAAATGGGCGAAGCGGGTGTAGTGGGGATGGTCAGCGGTGACGAAGGTTTCTTTGCGGTGGAGCAGCGGCGGATTGGGGGCGTCGCTATAGTCGCGAGTTTCGACGGTGCCCGTGGCCCAGTCCACAACAGTGCTGGTGTGGAGCAGGGGGTGGGGTTCGGTGTCAAACTCGGGGTAGTAGAGGTAGGAGAGTTTGGGTTGGTCGAAGTGAAATTTGACTAGGGTGAAGGGCAATTCCTTTTTCAGCAGGCTGCGAGCGCACTGTTCTTGGTGCCGCAGGGCGTTATCTAGGGATAGCAGGGCGGATTGGTGGATATAGAACGCATTGGGTAGGCATTTGCCGATAGGACTGCTCTGGCAGTGTTTTACCAGCTCCGCTTGAGGCTGGTTGGCGGCTGATTGCAGTGCGGCATCTACACTCTGAATCATTTTAAGTACACTTGTATGGCACCCCTAACAGGCATTCCCTAGACCCAGACCACCTGATTAAAAAAGAAGTCCTGCATCTAGCGTTCGGCTACTCCTTTGCCGTTAGAATGACGCTACCCAAACCTCATCACTCCTGTGACAACTTGCCTACATGAGAACGCTCAGCTTATTTGAAAGCGATCGCCTCTCCCTTGAGCGCAGCATTGAGTTATCGGCTGAGTCGTTGCGCCACTATGGTTCTTTGTATAAGCATTGGGCCATCGCGTTCTCGGGCGGCAAAGATTCTTCAGCCACCGTTACATTAGTTGCCGATTTGATCGACAAGGGACTGGTGCCTCGGCCAGCGAGTATCACGGTGCTCTACGCCGATACCCGCCAAGAGCTACCGCCGCTGCACAACGCCGCGATGGGAGTCTTGAAGACTCTGCGAGAGCGAGGGTTTGACACTCGGGTAGTGTTGCCTGAGCTAGATCATCGCTTTTTTGTCTACATGCTGGGTCGTGGGGTGCCGCCGCCGAGCAACACCTTCCGCTGGTGTACCCCCAAGCTCAAAGTAATGAGCATTGAGCGAGAGCTAGAAAAGCTACGGGAAGAGTACGGCGAAAAGTTTTTGATGCTGACGGGGGTGCGCATTGGCGAAAGTGCAGCGCGTGATCAGCGCATTGCCGTGAGCTGTACGAAGGATGGAGGCGAGTGCGGGCAGGGTTGGTTTCAGCAGACTACCTCGGGGGCGATCTCAGATACTCTTGCGCCGCTGCTGCACTGGCGGGTTTGCCATGTGTGGGATTGGCTGGTGAAG from Pseudanabaena sp. FACHB-2040 includes:
- a CDS encoding DUF2949 domain-containing protein, giving the protein MSASKLNQLIEYLCETLAVPTEAISLGLRQADQATNLLPIVMWQYGLISTAQLNQVFDWMEEA
- a CDS encoding phosphoadenosine phosphosulfate reductase family protein, encoding MRTLSLFESDRLSLERSIELSAESLRHYGSLYKHWAIAFSGGKDSSATVTLVADLIDKGLVPRPASITVLYADTRQELPPLHNAAMGVLKTLRERGFDTRVVLPELDHRFFVYMLGRGVPPPSNTFRWCTPKLKVMSIERELEKLREEYGEKFLMLTGVRIGESAARDQRIAVSCTKDGGECGQGWFQQTTSGAISDTLAPLLHWRVCHVWDWLVKADIELGFPTFEIAEVYGHDPQDDLGEVEPMNARTGCIGCPLVQKDAALERVVAQPKWAYLAPLEKLRPLYWEMKKPQYRLRKHGEVRKAATKYIGRNRLGPLHMEARRSMLTQVLAIQEEVNRAARAQGMPEVILINEEELARIENLIAANTWPNQWDGTEARGDAMMPEILPDGNVQQLLFEDDGLWG